The nucleotide sequence TGGAGACCTGAACCGTGACGGAGACCCCACCCCGCGACCGCGTCGAAGCGGTCGACCTCCAGCAGGAGATGCAGCGCAGCTACATCGACTACGCCATGAGCGTGATCGTCGGGCGTGCGCTGCCCGAGGTGCGTGACGGCCTCAAGCCGGTGCACCGGCGCGTGCTGTTCGCGATGTACGACCAGGGCTTCCGCCCCGACCGCGGGTACGTGAAGTGCGCGCGCCCGGTGGCCGAGGTCATGGGTAACTACCACCCCCACGGTGACTCGGCGATCTACGACGCCCTCGTGCGGCTGGCCCAGCCCTGGTCGATGCGTTACCCGCTGATCGACGGCCAGGGCAACTTCGGCTCCCCGGGCAACGACCCCGCGGCCGCCATGCGGTACACCGAGTGCCGGCTGACGCCGCTGGCCATGGAGATGCTGGCCGGCATCGACGAGGAGACCGTCGACTTCCAGGGCAACTACGACGGCCGCACCGAGGAGCCCGTCGTCCTGCCCGCGCGCATCCCGAACCTGCTGATCAACGGCTCGGCCGGGATCGCGGTCGGCATGGCCACCAACATGCCGCCGCACAACCTGCGCGAGGTCGCCGCCGCCGTCTTCTGGATGCTCGACCACCCCGAGGCGGAGGCCGAGGAGGCCCTCACCGCGTGCATGGAGCGGATCAAGGGCCCGGACTTCCCGACCCACGGCCTGATCGTCGGCCGGGAGGGCATCGAGGACGCCTACCGCACCGGTCGCGGCTCGGTGCGGATGCGCGCCGTCGTCACGGTCGAGGAGGACAGCCGGGGACGGGTGCAGCTGGTCGTCACCGAGCTGCCCTACCAGGTCAACCCGGACAACCTGGCCGAGGCGATCGCCGAGGGGGTCCGCGAGGGCCGCCTGCAGGGCATCAGCGAGATCGCCGACGAGTCCAGCGACCGGGTCGGCCGCCGGCTGGTCATCACGCTGCGCCGCGACGCCGTCGCCAAGGTCGTGCTGAACAACCTCTACAAGCACACCCAGCTGCAGACCTCCTTCGGCTGCAACATGCTCTCGATCGTCGACGGCGTCCCACGGACGCTGCGCCTGGACGAGCTGGTGCGGAACTGGGTGCTGCACCAGATCGAGGTCATCCAGCGGCGCACCCGCTACCGGCTGCGCAAGGCCGAGGAGCGCGCGCACATCCTGCGCGGTTACGCCAAGGCGCTCGACCAGCTGGACGCGGTCATCGCCCTCATCCGGAGCAGCGAGTCGGCGGACGCCGCGCGCACCGGCCTGATGGAGCTGCTGGACGTCGACGAGATCCAGGCCGTCTCGATCCTGGACCTGCAGCTGCGCCGGCTGGCCGCGCTGGAGCGTCAGCGGATCCTCGACGAGCTGGCCGAGATCGAGGCCCGGATCGCCGACCTGCAGGCGATCCTCGCCTCGCCCGAGCGGCAGCGGCAGATCGTCCGCGACGAGCTCGCCGAGATCGTGGAGAAGTACGGCGACGACCGGCGCACCCAGTTCGTCGCCAACGAGGGCGACGTCTCCATGGAGGACCTCATCGCCGAGGAGGAGGTCGTCGTCACCATCACCCGCACCGGGTACGCGAAGCGGACGAAGAGCGACCTCTACCGGTCGCAGCGCCGGGGCGGCAAGGGCGTCATGGGTGCCCAGCTGAAGCAGGACGACATCGTCGACCACTTCTTCGTGGGCTCCACGCACGACTGGATCCTGTTCTTCACGAACAAGGGCCGGGTGTACCGGGCCAAGGCCTACGAGCTGCCGGAGGCCAACCGCACCGCCCGCGGCGCGCACGTGGCGAACATCCTGGCCTTCCAGCCGGACGAGAAGATCGCCCAGGTCATGCAGATCAAGGACTACAACGTCGCGCCGTACCTGGTCCTCTCCACCGCCAAGGGTCAGGTGAAGAAGACCCGGCTGACCGACTTCGACTCCCCGCGCCAGGGCGGTGTCATCGCCATCAACCTGCGCGACGGCGACGAGCTGGTGGGCGCCGCGCTGATCCACGACGGGTCCGACCTGCTGCTGGTCACCCGCCGCGCCATGTCGATCCGGTTCAAGGCCGACGACACGGCGCTCCGGCCGATGGGCCGGGCCACCGAGGGCGTGCGCGGCATCTCCCTGGCCGACGACGACCGGCTGCTGTCGATGATCGTCGTCCAGGAGGGCGTCGACGTCCTGGTCGCGACCGAGCGCGGCTTCGCCAAGCGCACCGGGATCGAGAACTACCCGAACCAGGGCCGGGGCGGCAAGGGCGTGCTCACCGCCGACCCGAAGGCCCGCAAGGGCGCTCTGGTCGGGGCCCTCGCCGTGACCCTCGGCGACGAGCTGTACGCGATCACCTCGGGGGGCGGGGTCATCCGCACGCCCGTCAACGGTGTGCGGCACAACAAGGACCGTGCCACGATGGGTGTCAAGCTCATGAACTTGCCCGAAGACGTGACGATCGTGGCGATCGCGCGTACGACGGACAACGACGAGCCCGCGGCCTAGGGTGAGTAGTTAGTCGGAGCAGCAATCGTGGCTCCGTGGCGGCCTCGCGCCGCCACGGAGCCGCGTACAGAGGACGCGGCGCAGCCGCTGGGGAACGGGAGA is from Blastococcus sp. HT6-4 and encodes:
- the gyrA gene encoding DNA gyrase subunit A, whose amino-acid sequence is MTETPPRDRVEAVDLQQEMQRSYIDYAMSVIVGRALPEVRDGLKPVHRRVLFAMYDQGFRPDRGYVKCARPVAEVMGNYHPHGDSAIYDALVRLAQPWSMRYPLIDGQGNFGSPGNDPAAAMRYTECRLTPLAMEMLAGIDEETVDFQGNYDGRTEEPVVLPARIPNLLINGSAGIAVGMATNMPPHNLREVAAAVFWMLDHPEAEAEEALTACMERIKGPDFPTHGLIVGREGIEDAYRTGRGSVRMRAVVTVEEDSRGRVQLVVTELPYQVNPDNLAEAIAEGVREGRLQGISEIADESSDRVGRRLVITLRRDAVAKVVLNNLYKHTQLQTSFGCNMLSIVDGVPRTLRLDELVRNWVLHQIEVIQRRTRYRLRKAEERAHILRGYAKALDQLDAVIALIRSSESADAARTGLMELLDVDEIQAVSILDLQLRRLAALERQRILDELAEIEARIADLQAILASPERQRQIVRDELAEIVEKYGDDRRTQFVANEGDVSMEDLIAEEEVVVTITRTGYAKRTKSDLYRSQRRGGKGVMGAQLKQDDIVDHFFVGSTHDWILFFTNKGRVYRAKAYELPEANRTARGAHVANILAFQPDEKIAQVMQIKDYNVAPYLVLSTAKGQVKKTRLTDFDSPRQGGVIAINLRDGDELVGAALIHDGSDLLLVTRRAMSIRFKADDTALRPMGRATEGVRGISLADDDRLLSMIVVQEGVDVLVATERGFAKRTGIENYPNQGRGGKGVLTADPKARKGALVGALAVTLGDELYAITSGGGVIRTPVNGVRHNKDRATMGVKLMNLPEDVTIVAIARTTDNDEPAA